Proteins from a single region of Bacteroidota bacterium:
- a CDS encoding 4'-phosphopantetheinyl transferase superfamily protein, whose amino-acid sequence MPEIYRNESFKGFTYAVWHIIEQEDYFIPKLQFGDWEKKYFESIRSPKRRLAWLASRHLLKLVLGTDAFVELLFDTQGKPYLGNYDVKISLSHTDNYAAVIVSKDFEVGIDIEDPSRDISILRNKFLSQEENNQLIHSDLKLELMLYWSAKEVVYKIYGKRKLDFKEDMFIKPFKISNSGFMKGLLLKHGMVAQYNLHYMVKPNYCVVFGTDTDIEILGEI is encoded by the coding sequence ATGCCTGAAATTTACAGGAATGAATCATTCAAAGGGTTTACTTATGCAGTGTGGCATATTATCGAGCAGGAGGACTACTTTATTCCCAAGTTGCAATTTGGTGATTGGGAAAAAAAATATTTTGAATCTATCCGCAGCCCTAAACGGAGATTAGCATGGTTGGCAAGCAGACATTTGTTGAAGTTAGTATTGGGCACAGATGCCTTTGTTGAATTATTATTTGATACGCAGGGTAAGCCATATCTAGGTAATTATGATGTGAAAATAAGTTTATCACATACTGATAATTATGCGGCGGTTATAGTATCCAAAGATTTTGAAGTGGGAATTGATATTGAAGACCCATCAAGAGATATTAGTATTCTGCGGAATAAATTTTTATCTCAAGAAGAAAATAATCAGTTAATCCATAGTGATTTAAAATTGGAGTTGATGTTATACTGGAGCGCCAAAGAAGTGGTGTATAAAATCTATGGAAAACGTAAACTGGATTTTAAAGAAGATATGTTTATTAAACCTTTTAAAATTTCCAATTCCGGATTTATGAAAGGCTTGCTATTGAAACATGGTATGGTTGCTCAATACAATCTACATTACATGGTGAAACCAAATTACTGTGTTGTTTTCGGAACAGATACTGATATTGAAATTTTAGGAGAAATATAA
- a CDS encoding T9SS type A sorting domain-containing protein: protein MQDILIGVSNTFGPDNIKKYGLWLYKNIGTAALPKYEFYSNDYAAMDEYLLSDLAPFPADIDGDGDIDLLLGLYDGTFILLENSAGAGNTATFNSPVFNYQSIDVGGYSVPCLFDVNGDGLLDLISGKSSGILSYYQNTGTTSAPAFTLISENWGGVDVRKPGSFEGYSAPFMFRNSEGLMQLAVGSFYGFIHLYDEIEESLAGEFHQRDTLFLGYVPGFRSSIFGYNIFGDEALEFIVGNVRGGIQIFEHDPDVSVSANIELHPLKIYPNPAGDVVQIYYPLNTTSEILVYNMEGQLVYSNTMIGENTLVNIQDLSSGLYILQVRNSKEIITKTFIKN, encoded by the coding sequence TTGCAGGATATTTTAATTGGAGTCTCGAATACTTTCGGTCCGGATAATATTAAAAAGTATGGCTTGTGGTTGTATAAAAATATTGGAACGGCAGCTCTTCCGAAATATGAATTTTATTCGAATGATTATGCAGCAATGGATGAATATTTGTTAAGTGATTTAGCTCCCTTTCCCGCTGATATAGATGGCGATGGCGATATAGATTTATTATTGGGATTGTACGATGGCACTTTTATTTTATTGGAAAATTCTGCGGGTGCTGGCAATACTGCCACTTTTAATTCACCTGTATTTAATTATCAATCAATTGATGTAGGAGGTTATTCTGTTCCCTGTTTGTTTGATGTGAATGGTGATGGATTATTGGATTTAATTTCAGGAAAGTCATCAGGTATTTTAAGTTATTATCAAAATACGGGGACAACTTCTGCACCGGCATTTACATTAATAAGTGAAAATTGGGGTGGGGTAGATGTGAGAAAGCCCGGCAGTTTCGAAGGATATAGTGCGCCTTTTATGTTTAGAAATAGTGAAGGTTTAATGCAATTGGCAGTGGGTTCTTTTTATGGATTTATTCACTTGTATGATGAGATAGAAGAAAGTCTTGCCGGCGAATTTCATCAACGGGATACACTCTTTCTTGGATATGTTCCGGGATTCCGTTCGTCAATATTTGGATATAATATTTTTGGTGATGAGGCATTAGAATTTATAGTGGGAAATGTGCGTGGAGGCATTCAAATTTTTGAACACGATCCTGATGTTTCTGTTTCTGCAAACATAGAATTACATCCACTTAAAATATATCCAAATCCTGCCGGAGATGTTGTTCAAATATATTATCCATTAAATACAACGAGTGAAATTTTAGTGTATAATATGGAAGGGCAATTAGTGTATTCAAATACCATGATTGGTGAAAATACACTTGTGAATATTCAAGATTTATCATCCGGGTTATATATTCTACAGGTGCGCAATTCAAAGGAAATTATAACAAAAACATTTATTAAAAATTGA
- a CDS encoding PaaI family thioesterase: MIAIEDIHYRRLEQMFLKAPVTQLFKNSSIEIAPNKCMITWNVDSHFFHAGKSLHGAAYFKMLDDAAYFAAASLNDVQFILTKTFQVKFIRPVTGGLITAEGVAKMNAQGNIKATSVLRSQDNKILARGEGEFAISKLLLSDVEVYAL; encoded by the coding sequence TTGATTGCAATCGAAGACATTCATTACAGAAGGTTAGAACAAATGTTTCTGAAAGCACCCGTAACTCAATTGTTCAAAAACAGCAGTATTGAAATAGCGCCAAATAAATGTATGATTACCTGGAATGTGGACAGCCATTTTTTTCATGCAGGAAAAAGTTTACATGGTGCAGCCTATTTTAAAATGTTGGATGATGCAGCATATTTTGCAGCCGCCAGTTTAAACGACGTTCAATTTATATTAACTAAAACCTTTCAGGTAAAATTTATTCGTCCGGTAACAGGTGGTTTAATTACAGCAGAAGGAGTGGCGAAAATGAATGCACAAGGAAATATTAAAGCAACTTCAGTTCTGCGTTCACAGGATAATAAAATTCTTGCGAGAGGTGAAGGTGAATTTGCAATCAGTAAATTATTGCTGAGTGATGTGGAAGTATACGCTCTATAG
- a CDS encoding T9SS type A sorting domain-containing protein translates to MLHKFFLFIACSVSCFAYSQNYVHDPFTQVKNNAEYSLFPFAGGLNNPQFWEIDLNIDGIKDLFVFDRTGGKVLTFINNGTPGQIDYEYAPVFEGLFPAMQNFVVLLDVNCDGVEDLFTSYDNGIKIFYSQLSASTFYYAEQIDKLEYTSAGFNFEIFVGVIDIPAIVDVNMDGDPDILNFRPAGGFVDYFENMQIEKGEPCGTFSLELVTSCWGNFYESGINKAVTLDTLCSGFEAERSGLHAGSTFLAYDADLDNDIDIILGDLSFNNLNALTNGGDLISAYIMEQDTAFPTYNLPVNLPTFPAPFLLDINNDNKRDLIVAPNKKGFSENFKNVWYYKNNSADDSYLFTYQMDSFLVSDMIDVGEGAHPAFFDYNQDGLLDIIIGNYGYFQSGDFSSSLALYENTGTIDTPEFKLITRDYAGLASYNFININPAFYDMDNDGSTDMIIGEQTGSLHYFRNTAASGSSANFILQSAFYKGIDVGIASSPCVIDISNDGLPDLIIGEQNGNLNYYENIGTIEAPDYNLVSEFWGDVDVRNPGLLTGHSTPYLYKDSDDVWKLMVGSESGTIFYYQPTEDWSGSFTLLTNSFSNIDDGEYTDAVFQDINNDNIPELLTGNYRGGLSLYSEESTVDAIENLSSEQILIYPNPTKNILFIAATNNITAITLISVSGTIIQKQNMNSSRVELNLENVTSGIYLLYIQLNNGNRQVHKIFKL, encoded by the coding sequence ATGCTACACAAATTCTTTTTATTTATCGCTTGCAGTGTTTCTTGTTTTGCATATTCTCAAAACTATGTGCACGATCCATTTACTCAGGTAAAAAATAATGCAGAGTATTCTTTATTTCCTTTTGCAGGTGGATTAAACAATCCGCAATTTTGGGAGATTGATTTAAATATAGATGGTATCAAAGATTTATTTGTATTTGATCGCACCGGGGGTAAAGTACTTACTTTTATTAATAATGGAACTCCGGGTCAAATTGATTACGAGTATGCACCTGTCTTTGAAGGATTATTTCCGGCAATGCAAAATTTTGTGGTGTTATTAGATGTGAATTGCGATGGTGTTGAAGATTTATTTACATCCTATGATAATGGTATTAAAATATTTTATTCGCAGCTATCAGCTTCCACTTTTTATTATGCGGAACAAATAGATAAATTGGAATATACATCTGCCGGATTCAATTTTGAAATATTTGTTGGCGTAATTGATATTCCCGCAATTGTAGATGTGAATATGGATGGCGATCCGGATATTTTAAACTTCAGACCTGCAGGTGGATTTGTAGATTATTTTGAGAATATGCAAATTGAAAAAGGAGAACCTTGCGGTACTTTTAGTTTGGAATTAGTTACTTCTTGCTGGGGTAATTTTTATGAAAGTGGAATTAATAAAGCAGTAACATTGGATACACTTTGTTCAGGATTTGAAGCTGAACGTTCCGGTTTACATGCAGGCTCTACTTTCTTAGCGTATGATGCAGATTTAGATAATGATATTGATATCATATTAGGAGATCTTTCTTTTAATAATTTAAATGCATTAACAAATGGTGGAGATTTAATTTCTGCATATATTATGGAACAAGATACCGCATTTCCAACTTATAATTTACCGGTGAATCTGCCTACATTTCCAGCGCCATTTTTATTAGATATAAATAATGATAACAAGAGGGATTTAATTGTAGCACCAAATAAAAAAGGATTTTCAGAAAACTTTAAAAATGTCTGGTATTATAAAAATAATTCAGCAGATGATTCTTATTTATTTACCTATCAAATGGATTCTTTTTTAGTGAGTGATATGATTGATGTAGGTGAAGGTGCACACCCTGCTTTCTTTGATTATAATCAAGATGGATTGCTTGATATTATTATTGGTAATTACGGTTATTTTCAGTCTGGTGATTTTTCTTCTTCACTTGCATTATATGAAAATACAGGAACAATAGATACACCGGAATTTAAATTAATTACCAGAGATTATGCAGGCTTAGCTTCCTATAATTTTATTAATATCAATCCTGCTTTTTACGACATGGATAATGATGGAAGTACAGATATGATTATTGGTGAGCAAACAGGATCATTACATTATTTTAGAAATACAGCAGCCTCTGGAAGTAGTGCTAATTTTATTTTACAATCCGCATTTTACAAAGGTATTGATGTGGGTATTGCATCCTCACCTTGTGTTATTGATATTTCAAATGACGGCTTACCGGATTTAATTATCGGCGAGCAAAATGGCAATTTAAATTATTATGAAAACATCGGCACTATAGAAGCGCCGGATTATAATTTAGTAAGTGAATTTTGGGGTGATGTGGATGTGCGCAATCCGGGGTTGCTTACCGGCCACAGCACACCCTATTTGTATAAAGACAGTGATGATGTTTGGAAGTTAATGGTGGGTAGCGAATCAGGAACAATATTCTATTATCAACCTACAGAAGATTGGAGTGGATCATTTACTCTTCTCACAAATAGTTTTTCAAACATTGATGATGGTGAATATACGGATGCAGTTTTTCAGGATATAAATAATGATAATATTCCTGAACTACTTACAGGGAATTACAGAGGAGGTTTATCTTTATATAGTGAGGAATCTACGGTGGACGCTATTGAAAATTTATCGTCAGAACAAATACTTATTTATCCGAATCCAACAAAAAATATTTTATTTATTGCAGCTACAAATAATATAACAGCGATTACTTTGATTTCTGTTTCGGGTACAATAATTCAGAAACAAAATATGAATAGTTCAAGAGTAGAATTAAATCTCGAAAATGTTACTTCAGGAATTTATCTTCTTTACATACAATTAAATAACGGCAACAGACAAGTGCATAAAATATTCAAGTTATAA
- a CDS encoding BamA/TamA family outer membrane protein — protein sequence MIGIVVMSFSCNNTIYLKDGQYLYKESVAEFNDPENLDPPLTTLSSDLENLSKLKPNKKTLGMYSSKLWFYNIGTAGFDSVLSYVDDRKFLFFHLDEIAADIGIFSDSSQLRKTLTTKLGEPPNLIDSTLIEETVLRFENYLFNRGYFDSEITYTIEYKTKNRRGVVNYFVTLNTLNRMRKITYVIPESELNRIVSSIPVESQLATGNRFDVDFLKFERTRISDYVTSNGYYQFIPDYVTFQVDTSSGVDSFDIYINIANPPGETRHWRYKIRDVFIYPNAQNDFNTDVAVDTILYEDRSRKKEVRTEYSIIGSKKYYTNKSIVNNIFIYETDYYSVTAVRQTIGSFANLGVFKFATITPLEVGQDSNFRYLDMILKLDPLKRREVFVELNTSTTSDYLLGTYLGLTLTQKNTFKRIDLLRFNIYSGIETEFTNGIISLNTTEFNADISLVLPRFFWPFNIYTPKAYYPKTITSLKFGYLDRRDLYTGLNTSFRYGSERFEGTKEKQLLIFPVDINFVRVPYRTPEFDSILDANFLLKQSYEEQLIMAPNITYIYNEFQIGNQKLTEYFRGTFELAGTLFFLGNAMFDQETTFFGPNSTPIPPYKIAGLPFSNYVKLALDYRPLYRINENNKLAARADFGIAVPYWNSVVNPYVKQFYVGGPYDIRAFPIRKMGPGAYFPYDIVDNVATPKLEDQTADIKIVMSLEYRFKIIAVLQGALFCDVGNIWTINEDEFRPGSKFNFSTFLNQMAVGPGAGLRVDLNYFIFRFDWAYPLYDPGIDGPQGQAFAKEGVILPEKKPVFNFAIGYPF from the coding sequence TTGATAGGAATTGTAGTGATGAGTTTCAGTTGCAACAATACGATCTATCTAAAAGATGGTCAATATCTATATAAAGAATCTGTTGCTGAATTTAATGATCCAGAAAATCTTGATCCGCCATTAACAACACTTTCTTCTGATCTTGAAAATTTAAGTAAGCTGAAGCCGAATAAAAAAACATTAGGCATGTATTCTTCCAAATTATGGTTTTATAATATTGGAACAGCAGGTTTTGACTCTGTGCTGAGTTATGTAGATGACAGAAAATTTTTATTCTTCCATTTAGATGAGATCGCTGCTGATATAGGAATATTTAGCGACAGTAGCCAACTGCGAAAAACATTGACTACTAAATTAGGTGAACCTCCAAATTTAATTGATAGTACTTTAATTGAAGAAACAGTTTTAAGATTCGAAAATTATTTATTTAACAGAGGATATTTTGATAGTGAAATAACTTATACAATTGAATATAAAACAAAAAATCGCAGAGGTGTTGTAAATTATTTTGTAACGCTGAATACATTAAATAGAATGCGCAAGATTACTTATGTAATTCCTGAAAGTGAATTAAACAGAATTGTAAGCTCTATACCTGTAGAAAGTCAATTGGCAACGGGCAATCGTTTTGATGTGGATTTTTTAAAATTTGAACGCACACGAATTAGTGATTATGTAACTTCCAATGGGTATTATCAATTCATACCCGACTATGTAACCTTTCAGGTAGATACTTCTTCGGGAGTTGATTCATTTGATATCTATATCAATATCGCAAATCCGCCGGGTGAAACAAGGCATTGGCGATATAAAATCCGAGATGTATTTATTTATCCCAACGCACAAAATGACTTTAACACTGATGTTGCTGTAGATACAATTCTTTATGAAGACAGATCACGGAAAAAAGAAGTGCGTACAGAATATTCTATCATTGGTTCAAAGAAATATTACACCAATAAGAGCATTGTAAATAATATTTTTATTTATGAAACGGATTATTATTCCGTTACTGCAGTCAGACAAACCATTGGATCATTTGCGAATCTCGGTGTATTTAAGTTTGCTACAATTACTCCGTTAGAAGTGGGGCAGGATAGTAACTTCCGATATCTGGATATGATTTTGAAATTAGATCCATTAAAACGTCGTGAAGTATTTGTTGAATTAAATACAAGCACTACTTCAGATTATTTATTGGGAACATATCTAGGGTTAACGCTTACGCAGAAAAATACTTTTAAAAGAATTGATCTGTTAAGGTTTAATATCTATTCAGGTATAGAAACTGAATTTACAAATGGTATAATATCATTGAATACTACGGAGTTCAATGCAGATATCAGTTTAGTATTACCTCGTTTTTTCTGGCCGTTTAATATTTATACACCCAAAGCATATTATCCCAAAACAATCACTTCCTTAAAATTTGGATATCTGGATCGCCGTGATTTATATACCGGATTAAATACCTCTTTCCGTTATGGCAGCGAACGTTTTGAGGGCACAAAAGAAAAACAGTTACTCATTTTTCCTGTGGATATCAACTTTGTTCGAGTGCCTTATCGAACACCTGAATTTGATTCCATTTTAGATGCGAATTTTCTTTTGAAACAAAGTTATGAGGAGCAATTAATCATGGCACCGAATATTACTTACATCTATAATGAGTTTCAAATTGGCAATCAAAAATTAACAGAATATTTCAGAGGAACATTTGAATTGGCAGGTACACTATTCTTTTTAGGTAATGCAATGTTCGATCAGGAAACCACTTTCTTTGGACCTAATAGTACACCTATTCCACCATATAAAATTGCTGGCTTACCATTTTCTAATTATGTAAAATTAGCTTTGGATTATCGTCCGCTTTACAGAATTAATGAAAATAATAAATTAGCAGCTCGTGCTGATTTTGGTATTGCTGTTCCATATTGGAACTCCGTGGTAAATCCCTATGTAAAACAATTTTATGTGGGCGGCCCTTATGATATTCGTGCATTCCCAATTCGAAAAATGGGACCAGGGGCATATTTCCCTTATGATATAGTGGATAATGTTGCCACTCCGAAATTAGAAGATCAAACTGCGGATATTAAAATTGTGATGAGTTTGGAATACCGATTTAAAATTATTGCTGTTTTGCAGGGTGCATTATTTTGTGATGTAGGAAATATCTGGACAATTAATGAAGATGAATTCCGCCCGGGTTCAAAATTTAATTTCAGCACATTTTTAAATCAAATGGCTGTAGGACCTGGCGCCGGTTTAAGAGTTGATCTTAATTATTTTATTTTTCGGTTTGATTGGGCTTATCCATTGTATGATCCCGGTATTGATGGTCCGCAAGGACAGGCGTTTGCTAAAGAGGGTGTAATTCTTCCGGAGAAAAAACCCGTTTTCAACTTTGCAATTGGATATCCATTTTAA
- a CDS encoding DUF3276 family protein, translating to MTVDQENRNQNDSVFSRKIRAGRRRTYFFDVKTTKANDYYLTITESKKRMDNNGYERHKVFIYKEDFNKFLAEMTESVNYIKSQMPDFDFDSFSHVYDQDDNHSDYHEKENHSTENTTTDEMKEIPEPESKQEDTIKDNTPPENTEIDNHEDLKW from the coding sequence ATCACTGTGGATCAAGAAAACAGAAACCAAAATGATAGTGTATTTTCAAGAAAAATACGGGCTGGAAGAAGAAGAACTTATTTTTTTGATGTGAAGACTACAAAGGCCAATGATTATTATTTAACCATTACTGAAAGCAAGAAAAGGATGGATAATAATGGTTACGAAAGGCATAAAGTATTTATTTATAAAGAAGACTTCAATAAATTTTTGGCAGAGATGACGGAGTCCGTTAATTATATTAAATCGCAAATGCCTGATTTTGATTTCGACTCATTCAGTCATGTATATGATCAGGATGATAACCATTCGGATTATCATGAAAAAGAAAATCATTCAACAGAAAATACTACTACTGATGAAATGAAAGAAATCCCTGAACCGGAATCGAAACAAGAGGATACTATTAAGGATAATACTCCACCGGAGAACACGGAAATTGATAATCATGAAGATTTGAAATGGTGA